From the Solanum stenotomum isolate F172 chromosome 4, ASM1918654v1, whole genome shotgun sequence genome, one window contains:
- the LOC125863182 gene encoding eukaryotic translation initiation factor 2 subunit gamma-like has protein sequence MAQKEIMEQQDIRKLDVTKLHPLSPEVISRQPTINIGLIGHVAHGKTTLVRAISGIQTTRFKCELERNITVKLGYANAKIYKCEDESCPQPLCYMSYGGGKEDNPPCDVPGFRNCKMKLLRHISFVDCPGHEILMTRMLSGATVMDAAFLLIAANESCPQPQTIEHLSAVDILKLQNLIVLQNKVDTIQEHQARKQYKAIREFLKGTVAQDAPVVPVSSQLNYNIDAVCEYITKIPIPKRDFVSPPHMVVVRSFDVNKPGCGINDMKGGVVGGTITKGVLKVNQIVELRPGIIEKNADGKTICKPIYSRIMSLFAEQNKLQFAVPGGLIGVGTSMDPALSRSDMLVGQVLGDVGALPEVYIKLKIRKIKLLRRLVGVEKNDFGKQVSNLLKGEVLMLNILSMTIGAQIITVRKNSATLQLTAPVCTAVAEKVVLSRRVGGHWRLIGWGEIEDGVALDVQTIPAEMFS, from the exons ATGGCTCAGAAAGAGATAATGGAGCAGCAGGACATAAGGAAGCTTGATGTAACTAAGTTACATCCGCTTTCTCCCGAAGTTATATCCAGGCAGCCTACAATCAACATTG GCCTCATTGGCCATGTAGCACATGGAAAAACAACCCTTGTCAGAGCAATCTCTGGTATCCAG ACGACTCGATTCAAATGTGAACTGGAGCGTAACATAACTGTGAAACTTGGGTATGCAAATGCAAAAATTTACAAATGTGAGGATGAAAGTTGTCCGCAACCTTTATGCTACAT GTCATATGGAGGTGGTAAAGAAGATAATCCTCCATGCGATGTTCCTGGATTCAGAAACTGCAAGATGAAACTGCTTAGACACATTTCTTTTGTAGATTGCCCG GGGCATGAGATACTGATGACTAGAATGCTGAGCGGAGCAACAGTTATGGATGCAGCTTTTCTTCTCATAGCTGCCAATGAAAGTTGTCCTCAACCCCAAACTATAGAGCATTTGTCTGCTGTTGACATATTGAAGCTTCAAAACCTAATAGTTCTTCAGAACAAAGTTGACACTATACAGGAGCATCAAGCTAGAAAACAGTATAAGGCAATCCGGGAATTTCTGAAG GGAACAGTAGCACAAGATGCGCCAGTTGTACCTGTTTCCTCACAGCTTAATTACAACATTGATGCTGTTTGTGAATATATTACAAAGATTCCTATCCCTAAGAGAGACTTTGTATCACCTCCTCATATGGTTGTGGTTCGATCTTTCGATGTGAATAAGCCTGGTTGTGGGATTAATGACATGAAAGGTGGTGTTGTAGGTGGAACTATCACTAAG GGTGTTCTAAAGGTAAATCAAATTGTTGAGCTTCGTCCAGGAATCATTGAAAAAAATGCAGATGGAAAAACCATCTGTAAACCAATATATTCCAGAATTATGTCATTATTTGCGGAGCAAAATAAGCTTCAGTTTGCTGTGCCAGGAGGCCTTATTGGGGTTGGCACGTCAATGGATCCTGCCCTATCACGTAGTGATATGCTAGTTGGTCAAGTCCTTGGCGACGTCGGTGCACTCCCTGAAGTGTACATCAAACTTAAA ATCAGGAAAATTAAATTGCTGCGCCGGCTTGTAGGGGTTGAGAAAAATGACTTTGGAAAGCAGGTGTCAAATCTGTTGAAGGGTGAGGTTCTAATGCTGAATATCTTGTCCATGACAATTGGGGCTCAAATCATTACAGTTAGAAAGAATAGTGCAACGTTGCAACTAACTGCACCCGTATGCACTGCCGTAGCCGAGAAGGTGGTGCTCAGCCGTCGAGTTGGTGGCCACTGGCGTCTCATTGGGTGGGGTGAGATTGAAGACGGAGTGGCACTAGATGTGCAAACTATACCTGCAGAGATGTTCTCTTAG